A single window of Streptomyces griseoviridis DNA harbors:
- a CDS encoding MFS transporter — protein MTDDAPSSRLRALLPDLTPWRASVDFRRLWISGAISTFGSFLTFVALPVQIKELTGSAAAVGAIGAVELVPLIVFGLYGGALADAMDKRKLIVWTEAGQGLLSVALLVNSLLPHPVVWPLYVVAALSSALVSVQRPALDSLFPRLVAHEHLPAAAALNSLRWTVGGVAGPALAGVVVAYAGLGWAYGVDLLTFFLSVLMVVRIAAAPASHEAVKPSLRAIAEGARYAWNRKELLGTYAVDLAAMFLAMPLAVLPFLADELDADWSLGLMYAALPAGSLVVSLTSGWTSRVDRHGRMVVLSAALWGLAIAAAGVVGNVWLVLLFLAVAGGCDMVSGIFRGAMWNQTIPDELRGRLAGIELLSYSVGPTVGQVRSGGLAALYGVRASVWSGGLLCAGAVGLLALCLPQLMRYDVRTNEHAVRMRDKRAAAAAPPPAQPGAEAKAETVGPQG, from the coding sequence GTGACCGATGACGCCCCCTCCTCCCGTCTGCGCGCCCTGCTGCCCGATCTCACGCCGTGGCGGGCCTCCGTCGACTTCCGGCGGCTGTGGATCTCCGGGGCGATCTCGACGTTCGGCAGCTTCCTGACGTTCGTCGCGCTGCCCGTGCAGATCAAGGAGCTGACCGGTTCGGCGGCGGCGGTCGGCGCGATCGGGGCCGTGGAGCTGGTGCCGCTGATCGTGTTCGGGCTGTACGGCGGGGCCCTCGCCGACGCCATGGACAAGCGGAAGCTGATCGTCTGGACGGAGGCGGGGCAGGGGCTGCTGAGTGTGGCGCTGCTGGTCAACTCGCTGCTGCCGCACCCCGTCGTGTGGCCGCTGTACGTCGTCGCCGCGCTCTCCTCCGCGCTGGTCTCGGTGCAGCGCCCGGCGCTCGACTCGCTGTTCCCGCGGCTGGTGGCGCACGAGCACCTGCCGGCCGCCGCCGCGCTGAACTCGCTGCGCTGGACCGTCGGCGGGGTCGCGGGCCCGGCGCTCGCCGGTGTGGTGGTGGCGTACGCGGGGCTCGGCTGGGCGTACGGCGTGGATCTGCTGACGTTCTTCCTCTCCGTCCTGATGGTCGTCAGGATCGCCGCCGCCCCCGCCTCCCACGAGGCCGTGAAGCCGTCGCTGCGGGCCATCGCCGAGGGCGCCAGGTACGCGTGGAACCGCAAGGAGCTGCTGGGGACCTACGCCGTCGACCTCGCCGCGATGTTCCTGGCGATGCCGCTCGCGGTGCTGCCGTTCCTCGCCGACGAGCTGGACGCCGACTGGTCGCTCGGCCTGATGTACGCGGCCCTTCCCGCCGGTTCCCTGGTGGTGAGCCTGACCAGCGGCTGGACCTCGCGGGTCGACCGGCACGGCCGGATGGTGGTGCTCTCGGCGGCGCTGTGGGGTCTGGCCATCGCGGCGGCGGGCGTGGTCGGCAACGTCTGGCTGGTGCTGCTGTTCCTCGCCGTGGCCGGCGGCTGCGACATGGTCAGCGGGATCTTCCGGGGCGCCATGTGGAACCAGACGATCCCGGACGAGCTGCGCGGGCGGCTCGCCGGGATCGAACTGCTGTCGTACTCGGTGGGGCCGACGGTCGGCCAGGTCCGCTCGGGCGGTCTCGCCGCGCTCTACGGCGTGCGCGCCTCGGTCTGGTCGGGCGGGCTGCTGTGCGCGGGCGCGGTCGGGCTGCTGGCGCTCTGCCTGCCGCAGCTGATGCGCTACGACGTCAGGACCAACGAGCACGCGGTGCGGATGCGCGACAAGCGCGCCGCCGCCGCGGCCCCGCCCCCGGCCCAGCCAGGGGCGGAAGCGAAGGCGGAGACGGTCGGGCCGCAGGGCTGA